From a region of the Motacilla alba alba isolate MOTALB_02 chromosome 25, Motacilla_alba_V1.0_pri, whole genome shotgun sequence genome:
- the GPATCH4 gene encoding G patch domain-containing protein 4 → MSAPEAPGRGLQFAETQLRRHGWRRGQGLGRREDGIAQAIRVKVKCDTAGVGHDAAEPFTFHWWDHVFNKAAANIAVEAGQDGISVKALSEQGGSISNKKPRKAGSSGSLLYGRFVKSATLTARGEEAVTASSESSQEEEEKLDLSSVRRLTDEELVQACGGRTAHKGARHGLTMSAKLARLEEQERAFLATYRQREQQQEPPESSQGKKKKRKRSRDGAEVPQSQEANTEQEEVLEEEKVVKKKKKKKQGPSREEELAGEEEVVRKKKKKVVTEPCGEEVSGEEGKVMKRRKKPEVSIEEEVVEEDGKAAKRRKKKKKKKQEEEDKEEPAETDVPLQETDEPNLGHSPTKKRRKKKRKREPE, encoded by the exons ATGAGCGCCCCGGAGGCTCCGGGCCGCGGGCTGCAGTTCGCCGAGACCCAGCTGAGGCGGCACGGCTGGCGCCGAG ggcaggggctgggcaggcgGGAGGACGGCATCGCCCAGGCCATCCGGGTGAAGGTGAAGTGCGACACGGCGGGG GTGGGACACGACGCGGCCGAGCCCTTCACCTTCCACTGGTGGGACCACGTCTTCAACAAGGCGGCGGCCAACATCGCTGTGGAGGCCGGCCAG GATGGCATCTCTGTGAAGGCACTTTctgagcagggaggcagcatCAGCAACAAGAAGCCACGCAAGGCCGGCAGCAGCGGGAGCCTGCTGTACGGCCGCTTCGTGAAG TCAGCCACGCTCACAGCCCGtggggaggaggctgtgacagccagctctgagagcagccaggaggaggaggagaagttGGACCTCTCTTCGGTCAGGAG gctgacGGACGAGGAGCTGGTGCAGGCGTGCGGCGGCCGCACGGCACACAA GGGTGCCCGTCATGGCCTGACCATGAGTGCCAAGCTGGCGcgcctggaggagcaggagagagccTTCCTGGCCACGTACCGGCAacgggagcagcagcaggagccccccgagagcagccagggcaaaaagaagaaaaggaaacggtccagggatggagctgaggTGCCACAGAGCCAGGAAGCAAACACAGAACAGGAGGAGGtgttggaagaagaaaaggttgtgaagaagaagaagaaaaagaagcagggGCCAAGCAGAgaagaggagctggcaggagaggaggaggtcgtgaggaagaagaagaagaaggtggTGACAGAGCCATGTGGAGAAGAGGTAtcaggagaggaggggaaggtcatgaagaggaggaagaagccaGAGGTAAGCATAGAAGAGGAGGTGGTGGAAGAGGATGGGAAGGCtgcaaagaggagaaagaagaaaaagaagaagaagcaggaagaggaggataAAGAAGAACCAGCTGAAACAGATGTACCTCTACAAGAGACAGATGAGCCAAACTTGGGACACAGCCCTacaaagaagaggaggaagaagaagaggaagagggagcCGGAGTGA
- the NAXE gene encoding NAD(P)H-hydrate epimerase has protein sequence MPGPRALLGLGLLVAAARAGGRCRDRGWSWGWERERCRCSPRRAMHVPSAGAGPTGLRFLGQEEAQAIDQELFTEYKFSVDQLMELAGLSCATAIAKAYPPSSFTTSQPAVLVVCGPGNNGGDGLVCARHLKMFGYQPTVYYPKRPSKPLFEGLTTQCKKMDIPFLPEFPAEAAFIDELYGLVVDAIFGFSFTGAVREPFGSILGTLERVTVPIASIDIPSGWDVEKGKADGLQPDMLISLTAPKKAAMHFTGRYHFLGGRFVPPALQEKYALNLPAYPGTDCVLQLT, from the exons ATGCCGGGCCCGCGGGCGCTGCTGGgcttggggctgctggtggcggcggcgcgggcgggcgggcggtgcCGGGACCgcggctggagctggggctgggagcgggAGCGGTGCCGGTGCTCGCCCCGCCGCGCCATGCACGTCCCCAGCGCGGGGGCCGGCCCGACCGGGCTCCGCTTCCTCGG GCAGGAGGAGGCCCAGGCTATCGACCAAGAGCTCTTCACCGAGTACAAGTTCAGCGTGGATCAGCTGATGGAGCTGgcggggctgagctgtgccactgccatTGCCAAG GCCTACCCACCCAGCTCCTTCACCACGAGCCAGCCCGCTGTGCTGGTGGTCTGCGGGCCAGGGAACAACGGCGGCGATGGGCTGGTCTGCGCCCGGCACCTGAAGATGTTT GGCTACCAGCCAACCGTGTATTACCCCAAGCGCCCCAGCAAGCCCCTCTTTGAAGGTTTGACCACCCAGTGCAAGAAGATGGATATTCCCTTCCTCCCCGAGTTCCCAGCTgag GCTGCGTTCATCGACGAGCTCTACGGCCTGGTGGTGGATGCCATTTTCGGCTTCAGCTTCACGGGAGCAGTGCGGGAGCCCTTTGGCAGCATCCTCGGCACTCTGGAGCGCGTCACGGTGCCCATCGCCAGCATCGACATCCCCTCAG GCTGGGACGTGGAGAAGGGGAAGGCTGACGGCCTCCAGCCCGACATGCTCATCTCCCTGACGGCGCCCAAGAAGGCAGCGATGCATTTCACCGGCCGGTACCACTTCCTTGGGGGCAGGTTTGTGCCCCCTGCGCTCCAGGAGAAATACGCCCTGAACCTGCCGGCGTACCCCGGCACGGACTGCGTCCTGCAGCTCACCTAG
- the TTC24 gene encoding tetratricopeptide repeat protein 24 — MALHTTLVTGMKLEPAGPLANTPKVPAHPTAPAAPTHPTVPPVPAHPTVPSVPAHPTAPTHPTVPTITTTPAAPTGCKKSRKKKKKAEARAAAPEGGDEAAGRVDAIQGLTRAGHRALALGAGREAVGCFRKALLLSRDSVSPQLHRACAFNLGAAYVETGKPKKGFEFLLQSQPSEAESGDHSASLYFSVGAAHEGLRDFPKALESCEKVSGHAGAAQAGTCRAGTCVQMGCCYLGMREPARAARCFLDAAQAYAAAESPGAAAVALSRASGSMLQSRRFRAAEIAGVLARCRSLCETIPDPALRGKLYSDIGLGYSQLHVFSLAAESFERALGLCGGQRHREAALLQNLGAALNALRSFGPALRWHRRAAALHGALGNRRAQGQSFGNLAYACSQLGKHGAAAESYLHALQAFRDSGDLQGQWQACEGLGAACLHLGDPQKAIGHYQEALILLSRCQDSPRAAHKRVVHKLADAIQHRLHLGHLSYQRGWAPSPGLEPSQLRFCSTLPRGSRTQLQGSKVGKAQAEDELYCCTPGARAGYSGTRVALTGGLALEPCCPSGLLGTSGEDDDGASSAPGYHSEPQANSPLPLAKPPHAGLQLRKYPRQPGHRFSSEPRPEGLTPHPAGHQKRQTFHLRPPESLDDDPTATAAGCWSRRGPRTGTRTLSLVCSLV, encoded by the exons ATGGCACTGCACACCACCCTGGTGACAGGGATGAAACTGGAGCCAGCGGGGCCATT AGCAAACA cccccaaaGTCCCTGCACACCCTACTGCCCCCGCTGCCCCCACACACCCCactgtcccccctgtccccgcacaccccactgtcccctctgtccccgcACACCCCACTGCCCCCACACACCCCACTGTccccaccatcaccaccaccccCGCAGCCCCCACAGGCTGCAAGAAGAGCcggaagaagaagaagaaggctgaggccagggcagctgctccgGAGGGAGGGGATGAGGCGGCAGGGCGGGTGGATGCGATCCAGGGCCTCACACGAGCCGGACACCGGGCGCTGGCCCTGGGCGCCGGGCGGGAGGCCGTGGGGTGCTTCAGGAaggccctgctcctctccagggactCGGTGAGCCCCCAGCTCCACAGGGCTTGCGCCTTCAACCTGGGGGCTGCCTACGTGGAGACTGGGAAACCCAAAAAGGGCTTTGAGTTCCTCCTCCAGTCCCAGCCCTCAGAGGCGGAGAGCGGGGACCACTCGGCGAGCCTTTATTTCAGCGTCGGGGCGGCTCACGAAGGGCTCCGGGATTTCCCAAAGGCTCTGGAGAGTTGTGAGAAAGTTTCCGGCCACGCTGGTGCCGCTCAGGCTGGCACCTGCCGAGCGGGGACCTGCGTGCAGATGGGCTGCTGCTACCTGGGCATGCGGGAGCCGGCGCGGGCCGCGCGGTGCTTCCTGGACGCGGCGCAGGCCTACGCGGCGGCCGAGagccccggggccgcggccgtggctctgagcagggcGAGCGGCTCCATGCTGCAGAGCCGGCGCTTCCGAGCCGCAGAGATCGCCGGGGTCCTCGCCCGGTGCCGCTCGCTCTGCGAGACCATCCCCGACCCGGCCCTGCGAG GGAAACTCTACAGCGACATCGGCCTCGGCTACTCGCAGCTCCACGTCTTCTCCCTGGCTGCCGAGAGCTTCGAGcgggccctggggctgtgcgGCGGGCAGCGGCACCGGGAGGCCGCGCTGCTGCAGAACCTGGGCGCTGCCCTCAACGCCCTGCGCAGCTTCGGCCCCGCGCTGCGCTGGCACCGGCGAGCGGCCGCGCTGCACG GTGCTCTGGGCAACCGCAGGGCTCAGGGGCAGAGCTTTGGGAACCTGGCGTACGCCTGCAGCCAGCTCGGGAAGCACGGCGCTGCCGCCGAGAGCTACCTGCACGCCCTGCAAGCCTTCCGGGACTCGG GGGACTTGCAGGGGCAGTGGCAAGCGTGCGAGGGGCTGGGTGCAGCGTGCTTGCACCTGGGAGACCCCCAGAAAGCCATCGGGCACTATCAGGAGGCCCTGATTTTGCTTTCCCGCTGTCAG gacagccccagagctgcccacaAACGGGTCGTGCACAAGCTCGCAGATGCCATCCAGCACCGACTCCACCTCGGCCACCTCTCCTACCAGCGGGGCTGGGCACCCAGCCCAGGACTG GAGCCCAGCCAGCTGCGGTTCTGCTCCACACTGCCCCGTGGCAGTAGGACACAGCTCCAGGGGAGCAAGGT GGGGAAAGCCCAGGCTGAGGACGAGCTGTATTGTTGTACACCCGGGGCACGTGCGGGGTATTCAG GTACAAGGGTGGCCCTGACTGGTGGTCTCGCACTGGAGCCTTGCTGCCCAAGCGGCCTCCTGGGCACCTCTGGGGAGGATGACGATGGTGCCAGTTCAGCTCCAGGGTATCACAGTGAGCCCCAGGCTAACAG ccccctgcccctggcCAAGCCTCCCCATGCCGGCCTCCAGCTCCGTAAGTACCCCAGACAACCAGGACATCGCTTCTCCAGTGAGCCCAGGCCTGAGGGTCTCACACCACATCCCGCAGGGCACCAAAAACGCCAGACCTTCCATCTGAGGCCTCCAGAGAG CCTTGACGATGACcccactgccactgctgccGGCTGCTGGTCCCGCCGGGGACCCCGCACGGGCACCAGGACTCTGTCCCTCGTCTGCAGCCTCGTGTGA